From a region of the Sinorhizobium sp. B11 genome:
- a CDS encoding HAMP domain-containing histidine kinase, which produces MRIKSLTARVLLLTTVWSTVALVVIGLLISTLYRRSAERGFQDLLRAQLYNVINSVTIGDQGALSGSPQLGDLRFAQPKTGWYWVVEPLGTYTTAPLVSPSLGSATIPVLSVVEAPFDKNYERYYQVTDASGNRVQVAETEVVLDTDGRAARFRVTGNVDVVEDDVRNFSHRLYLALAGFGVGSLIVNALAILYGLKPLDKARAALERIRAGESEQLKGDFPREILPLANEVNALIDSNRRIVERARMQVGNLAHSLKTPIAVLLNEARVLERSHGDLVRNQAEAMQGQVQTYLNRARIAAQRESVLARTDAEPALERLVRVMRRLNVETEFELIVQPPHLAVAMEQQDLEETVGNLLENAARFAKSKVRLSAVEAGDDVKGTEASARKHWVELAVEDDGPGLEPDQIREALKRGRRLDESKPGTGLGLSIVTEISNEYQGRLELSRGEWGGLKAKLILPGVTKDVA; this is translated from the coding sequence ATGCGAATTAAGTCTCTCACCGCACGCGTGCTGCTTCTGACCACGGTCTGGTCGACAGTGGCGCTGGTGGTGATCGGCCTGTTGATCTCGACGCTCTACAGGCGCAGCGCGGAGCGCGGCTTTCAGGACCTGCTGCGCGCGCAGCTCTACAACGTCATCAATTCCGTCACGATCGGCGATCAGGGCGCGCTGTCAGGCAGTCCGCAGCTCGGCGACCTGCGTTTCGCCCAGCCGAAGACAGGCTGGTACTGGGTGGTCGAGCCGCTCGGCACCTATACGACCGCGCCACTCGTCTCGCCCTCGCTGGGGTCTGCGACGATCCCGGTACTCTCTGTCGTCGAAGCACCCTTCGACAAGAACTATGAACGCTACTACCAGGTGACGGACGCTTCCGGGAACAGGGTACAGGTGGCCGAAACCGAAGTGGTGCTCGACACCGATGGCCGCGCCGCACGCTTCCGCGTGACAGGCAATGTCGATGTCGTGGAAGACGATGTCCGCAATTTCTCCCATCGTCTCTATCTTGCGCTGGCAGGCTTCGGCGTCGGCAGTCTCATCGTCAACGCTCTCGCCATTCTCTACGGCCTCAAGCCGCTGGATAAGGCGCGCGCCGCTCTCGAGCGCATCCGCGCCGGTGAAAGCGAGCAGTTGAAGGGTGATTTCCCGCGCGAAATCCTGCCGCTTGCCAATGAGGTCAATGCGCTGATCGACAGCAACCGCCGCATTGTCGAGCGGGCCCGCATGCAGGTCGGCAATCTCGCCCATTCTCTGAAGACGCCGATTGCCGTGCTGCTCAATGAAGCGCGCGTGCTGGAGCGCTCGCATGGCGACCTCGTGCGCAATCAGGCCGAGGCCATGCAGGGACAGGTGCAAACCTATCTCAACCGCGCGCGCATCGCCGCCCAACGCGAATCCGTGCTTGCGCGCACCGATGCCGAACCGGCGCTCGAACGGCTGGTGCGTGTCATGCGTCGCCTGAATGTCGAGACCGAGTTCGAGCTGATCGTCCAGCCGCCGCATCTCGCCGTCGCCATGGAACAGCAGGACCTCGAGGAGACGGTTGGCAACCTCCTCGAAAACGCCGCCCGTTTCGCCAAGAGCAAGGTGCGCCTCTCGGCAGTCGAAGCCGGTGACGACGTGAAGGGAACGGAAGCCAGCGCCCGCAAACATTGGGTGGAGCTTGCCGTCGAGGATGACGGTCCGGGGTTGGAGCCTGACCAGATCCGCGAGGCACTGAAACGCGGCCGGCGCTTGGATGAGAGCAAGCCCGGAACAGGCCTTGGTCTCTCCATCGTCACGGAAATTTCCAATGAATACCAGGGTCGGCTGGAACTCTCCCGCGGAGAGTGGGGCGGGCTCAAGGCCAAGCTTATCCTGCCGGGTGTGACAAAGGATGTTGCATGA
- the ccmI gene encoding c-type cytochrome biogenesis protein CcmI, whose amino-acid sequence MLFWILVAVLTAAVAAILLYPLLRGAKTVEDTHAGEVAVYRDQLRELDRDLSGGLISADEAEYARAEIGRRLIAVSGAAPAELRKPARHHRLTEAFIVLLLPVIGLCLYMNTGRPDLPSQPLEARLANPGNDMAVLVAKAERHLAQNPDDGKGWDVLAPIYFSTMRVSDAETAYRNAIRLLGPSPARLDGLAETLMAVSEGVVTEDARKLLEQSLSLEPNNPRARFYIALSMEQAGQPEEARSAFETLAKQSPADAPWLPLVNEHIAKNGGQAAAPEAQPAAPGGPTSEDVAAAETMSSGDRQQMIRGMVESLDAKLSADPNNFEGWMRLVRSYAVLNDKDRAAGALKRGLAAFPASGDEGRQLLALGKELGIATEGLSE is encoded by the coding sequence ATGCTGTTCTGGATTCTCGTGGCCGTCCTGACGGCGGCCGTTGCCGCCATTCTGCTTTACCCTCTTTTGCGTGGAGCAAAGACGGTGGAGGATACGCACGCCGGTGAAGTGGCTGTCTATCGCGATCAGCTTCGCGAACTCGACAGGGATCTCTCGGGCGGTCTGATCAGCGCCGATGAGGCCGAATATGCGCGCGCCGAAATCGGCCGGCGGCTGATCGCCGTTTCCGGTGCTGCTCCAGCCGAACTGCGCAAGCCCGCGCGGCATCACCGCTTGACCGAAGCCTTCATCGTGCTGCTCCTGCCCGTCATCGGGCTCTGTCTTTACATGAATACCGGCAGGCCCGACCTGCCGTCGCAGCCGCTGGAGGCGCGGCTTGCCAATCCCGGCAATGATATGGCCGTCCTCGTCGCCAAGGCGGAACGGCATCTGGCGCAGAACCCTGACGACGGCAAGGGCTGGGATGTGCTGGCGCCGATCTATTTCAGCACCATGCGCGTTTCCGATGCCGAGACCGCCTATCGCAACGCTATCCGCCTGCTCGGCCCGAGCCCCGCGCGTCTCGACGGTCTTGCCGAAACGCTGATGGCGGTCTCAGAAGGCGTGGTGACGGAAGATGCGCGCAAGCTGCTCGAACAGTCGCTCTCCCTCGAGCCGAACAATCCGCGTGCACGTTTCTACATTGCCCTGAGCATGGAGCAGGCGGGTCAGCCGGAAGAGGCGCGGAGCGCTTTCGAGACATTGGCGAAGCAATCGCCTGCCGATGCCCCCTGGCTGCCGCTGGTCAACGAGCACATCGCCAAGAATGGCGGTCAGGCGGCAGCACCCGAGGCCCAGCCCGCGGCGCCGGGCGGCCCGACTTCCGAGGATGTGGCCGCGGCTGAGACGATGAGTAGCGGCGACCGGCAGCAGATGATCCGCGGCATGGTGGAAAGCCTCGATGCGAAGCTGTCAGCTGATCCCAACAATTTCGAGGGCTGGATGCGTCTCGTCCGCTCTTACGCCGTATTGAACGACAAGGATCGCGCTGCAGGCGCCCTGAAGCGCGGGCTTGCAGCCTTCCCGGCATCAGGCGATGAGGGCAGGCAGCTGCTGGCGCTCGGCAAGGAGCTCGGCATCGCGACGGAGGGATTGAGCGAATGA
- the ccmE gene encoding cytochrome c maturation protein CcmE, whose protein sequence is MTRKQKRMAVIAGGMGFIAAAVLLVMFAFSQSVAYFYMPGDLASNPIAPGTRIRLGGLVGEGSVMRGEGSVVRFAVTDPSGQIVNVRYQGILPDLFREGQGVVTEGAFETGSNVFTADTVLAKHDETYMPKEVADRLKAQGLWEEGKGAAPQGEAAKGQEAQGQQTRATP, encoded by the coding sequence ATGACGCGCAAGCAGAAACGCATGGCGGTGATTGCCGGCGGCATGGGCTTCATTGCCGCCGCCGTGCTGCTCGTCATGTTCGCCTTCAGCCAGTCGGTCGCCTATTTTTACATGCCCGGCGATCTCGCCAGCAACCCGATCGCACCAGGCACCCGCATCCGCCTCGGCGGCCTCGTGGGCGAGGGCAGCGTCATGCGCGGCGAGGGCTCGGTCGTGCGTTTTGCCGTGACGGATCCGAGCGGTCAGATCGTCAATGTCCGCTACCAGGGCATCCTTCCCGATCTCTTCCGCGAAGGGCAGGGGGTGGTGACCGAGGGCGCGTTCGAGACAGGCAGCAATGTCTTCACCGCCGATACCGTGCTTGCCAAGCATGACGAGACCTATATGCCCAAGGAAGTCGCCGACAGGCTGAAGGCCCAGGGCCTCTGGGAAGAGGGCAAGGGGGCCGCACCGCAAGGCGAGGCGGCAAAGGGCCAGGAAGCCCAGGGACAACAGACAAGGGCAACGCCATGA
- a CDS encoding heme lyase CcmF/NrfE family subunit, with the protein MIIEIGHYALVLALATAIILSLVPVIGARRGDQAMMDVAPLGSVLLFALVAFSFGVLTYAHVVSDFSVQNVWENSHSLVPLIYKYSGVWGNHEGSMMLWLLILALFSALVAIFGRNLPDTLKANVLSVQAWISVAFILFILLTSNPFTRLDPAPAEGKDLNPVLQDIGLAIHPPLLYLGYVGFSVCFSFAVAALLDGRIDAAWARWVRPWTLAAWTFLTLGIAMGSYWAYYELGWGGWWFWDPVENASFMPWLAGTALLHSALVMEKREALKIWTVLLAILTFSLSLMGTFLVRSGVLTSVHAFASDPSRGVFILCILLIFIGGALSLFAFRAPLLSAGGLFAPISREGALVVNNLILTVACGTVLTGTLYPLVLETLTGDKISVGPPFFNLTFGLLMAPLLIIVPFGPLLAWKRGDLLGALQRLYVVAGLAFVAALVFFYIEHGGPVMAVIGLAAGLFLILGAAADLWYRAGIGKVKADIAWRRLTGLPRSAFGAALAHAGLGVTVLGIVAVTTFQTEHVVEMKQGQSTEAGGYSILFDGMRPATGPNYTEDRGHFSIRRGGAEVADVWSAKRLYTARQMPTTEAGILTFGLSQLYVSLGDATKDGGIVVRIWWKPFILCIWGGALIMAFGGFVSLTDRRLRVGAPSRKAKPAKPVAPAMEPAE; encoded by the coding sequence ATGATCATCGAGATCGGCCACTATGCGCTGGTTCTGGCGCTCGCAACGGCAATCATCCTGTCGCTCGTGCCCGTCATCGGTGCAAGGCGCGGCGATCAGGCGATGATGGATGTGGCGCCGCTCGGCTCGGTCCTGCTCTTTGCCCTCGTTGCCTTCTCCTTCGGCGTGCTGACCTATGCCCATGTGGTTTCCGACTTCTCCGTCCAGAATGTCTGGGAGAATTCGCATTCGCTGGTGCCGCTGATCTACAAGTACTCCGGCGTCTGGGGCAATCACGAGGGATCGATGATGCTCTGGCTTCTGATTCTGGCGCTGTTCAGCGCGCTGGTCGCGATCTTCGGCCGCAATCTGCCCGATACGTTGAAGGCCAATGTGCTTTCGGTCCAGGCCTGGATCTCGGTCGCCTTCATCCTCTTCATCCTGTTGACCTCCAATCCCTTCACCCGCCTCGATCCGGCGCCGGCCGAGGGCAAGGATCTGAACCCGGTGCTGCAGGATATCGGCCTCGCCATCCATCCGCCGCTCCTCTATCTCGGTTATGTCGGCTTTTCCGTCTGCTTCTCCTTTGCGGTTGCTGCCCTTCTCGATGGCCGCATCGATGCCGCCTGGGCGCGCTGGGTGCGGCCCTGGACGCTCGCTGCCTGGACCTTCCTGACGCTCGGCATCGCCATGGGCTCCTACTGGGCCTATTACGAACTCGGCTGGGGCGGCTGGTGGTTCTGGGATCCGGTGGAGAACGCCTCCTTCATGCCCTGGCTTGCCGGCACCGCACTCCTCCACTCGGCCCTCGTCATGGAAAAGCGGGAAGCGCTGAAGATCTGGACGGTGCTGCTTGCCATCCTGACCTTCTCGCTGTCGCTGATGGGCACTTTCCTGGTGCGCTCCGGCGTCCTGACCTCGGTCCATGCTTTCGCGAGCGACCCGAGCCGCGGCGTCTTCATCCTCTGCATTCTGCTGATCTTCATCGGCGGGGCGCTATCGCTTTTTGCCTTCCGTGCTCCGCTTCTGTCGGCCGGCGGTCTGTTTGCGCCGATCTCGCGTGAGGGCGCGCTCGTCGTCAACAACCTGATCCTGACGGTTGCCTGCGGCACGGTGCTGACGGGTACGCTCTATCCGCTGGTGCTGGAGACGCTGACTGGCGACAAGATCTCCGTCGGCCCGCCCTTCTTCAACCTGACATTCGGCCTGCTGATGGCGCCGCTTTTGATCATCGTGCCCTTCGGCCCGCTGCTCGCCTGGAAACGCGGCGATCTGCTCGGCGCGTTGCAGCGCCTCTATGTCGTGGCCGGTCTCGCTTTCGTCGCAGCCCTCGTCTTCTTCTATATCGAACATGGCGGCCCGGTCATGGCAGTGATCGGCCTTGCCGCCGGCCTGTTCCTGATCCTTGGCGCGGCGGCCGACCTCTGGTATCGCGCCGGCATCGGCAAGGTGAAGGCTGATATCGCCTGGCGCCGTCTGACCGGCCTGCCGCGCTCGGCCTTCGGCGCCGCGCTTGCCCATGCCGGTCTTGGCGTCACCGTGCTCGGCATCGTCGCCGTGACCACCTTCCAGACCGAACATGTGGTCGAGATGAAGCAGGGCCAGTCGACGGAGGCCGGCGGCTACAGCATTCTCTTTGACGGCATGCGGCCGGCAACCGGCCCGAACTACACCGAGGATCGCGGCCATTTCTCGATCCGTCGTGGTGGCGCCGAGGTGGCCGATGTCTGGTCTGCCAAGCGGCTCTACACTGCCCGGCAGATGCCGACGACGGAGGCCGGTATTCTCACGTTCGGCCTCAGCCAGCTCTATGTCTCGCTGGGTGACGCGACGAAGGACGGCGGCATCGTCGTGCGCATCTGGTGGAAACCGTTCATCCTCTGCATCTGGGGCGGGGCGCTCATCATGGCCTTCGGCGGCTTCGTCTCGCTGACCGACCGGCGCCTGCGCGTCGGGGCTCCGAGCAGGAAGGCAAAGCCAGCAAAACCAGTGGCACCTGCCATGGAGCCGGCGGAATGA
- a CDS encoding cytochrome c-type biogenesis protein CcmH, with the protein MIRRFLLVLTLILAAAPAFAVNPDEMLSDPALEARARTLSAELRCMVCQNQSIDDSNADLAKDLRLLVRERITDGDSDEQVLNYIVSRYGEFVLLKPRFSLRTLLLWGAPVLLILAGGVSLIVFARKRAGKPTGSKLTAEEQARLAELLEK; encoded by the coding sequence ATGATCAGGCGTTTCCTCCTCGTCCTGACGTTGATCCTGGCGGCCGCACCGGCCTTCGCCGTCAACCCGGACGAGATGCTCTCCGATCCGGCCCTCGAAGCGCGGGCGCGAACATTGTCGGCCGAACTGCGCTGCATGGTCTGCCAGAACCAGTCGATCGACGATTCCAATGCCGACCTCGCCAAGGATCTGCGCCTGCTGGTGCGCGAGCGCATTACCGATGGCGACAGCGACGAGCAGGTGCTGAACTACATCGTCTCGCGCTACGGGGAATTCGTCCTGCTGAAGCCGCGCTTCAGTCTGCGCACGCTGTTGCTCTGGGGCGCCCCGGTGCTGCTGATCCTTGCCGGCGGGGTTTCGCTCATCGTCTTTGCCCGCAAGCGGGCTGGAAAGCCAACTGGCAGCAAGCTGACGGCAGAAGAGCAGGCAAGGCTTGCCGAATTGCTTGAAAAATAG
- a CDS encoding DoxX family protein has protein sequence MSKKAMIWTGRVLTGLFALFMFGASIAPKLLGLPVAEETMTALGWPNGYVLMIGLIELTCLVLYLLPQTSVFGAVLMMGLLGGAMATQIRAGSPLFSHILFSIYLGLFMWGGSWLRDPVVRALFPYRKA, from the coding sequence ATGAGCAAGAAGGCCATGATCTGGACCGGGCGCGTGCTGACCGGGCTTTTTGCACTCTTCATGTTCGGCGCATCGATCGCACCCAAGCTTCTGGGCCTGCCGGTCGCGGAGGAAACCATGACCGCGCTCGGCTGGCCTAATGGCTATGTACTCATGATCGGCCTGATCGAGCTTACCTGCCTCGTGCTCTACCTCCTCCCGCAGACCAGCGTGTTCGGCGCGGTGCTGATGATGGGGCTGCTCGGCGGCGCGATGGCCACGCAGATCCGGGCCGGAAGCCCGCTCTTCAGCCATATATTGTTCAGCATCTATCTCGGGCTGTTCATGTGGGGCGGGTCGTGGCTGCGTGATCCCGTGGTCAGGGCGCTGTTTCCATACCGGAAAGCGTGA
- a CDS encoding VOC family protein, giving the protein MKLVTNLVFKGECRQAFEFYAKVLGGKLNGMFTFAEAPGDMPIDPSFKDKIMHAWLDVGDQSLMGCDAPPGYQEDMGGFSATYHSQDAAETKRVYDALSEGGKITMPFNATFWSPGFGMFTDRFGTPWMVNTIPTDRQ; this is encoded by the coding sequence ATGAAACTCGTGACGAATCTCGTTTTCAAAGGCGAATGCCGTCAGGCCTTCGAATTCTATGCCAAAGTGCTCGGCGGCAAGCTGAACGGCATGTTCACATTCGCAGAAGCGCCCGGCGACATGCCGATCGATCCGTCCTTCAAGGACAAGATCATGCATGCCTGGCTCGATGTCGGCGACCAGTCGCTAATGGGCTGTGACGCCCCTCCCGGATATCAAGAGGACATGGGCGGCTTCAGCGCCACCTATCACAGCCAGGATGCGGCGGAAACGAAGCGTGTCTACGACGCACTCTCTGAAGGCGGCAAGATAACCATGCCCTTCAACGCGACCTTCTGGTCGCCGGGCTTCGGGATGTTCACCGATCGCTTCGGCACGCCCTGGATGGTCAATACGATCCCGACGGACCGGCAATGA
- a CDS encoding SRPBCC domain-containing protein — MADQLSRPTLHMQRIFNAPRALLWAAWTRPEMVVAWLGPVEWPAVSVVQDLRVGGSYRACLKNAEDGRLLWQSGVYREIEEPSRLSFTFQWEDSHEDGEPVITLVTVIFEELAEGRTRMDFTHAELKSEESLAGHRHGWESTFGRLESWIGNQGNQRE, encoded by the coding sequence ATGGCCGATCAGCTGTCGCGCCCCACATTGCATATGCAGCGGATATTCAATGCACCCCGCGCCCTCTTATGGGCCGCCTGGACCCGGCCGGAAATGGTCGTCGCCTGGCTTGGTCCGGTGGAGTGGCCGGCGGTCAGCGTCGTGCAGGATCTACGTGTGGGCGGCTCCTATCGGGCTTGCCTGAAAAACGCCGAGGATGGCCGGCTGCTGTGGCAGAGCGGCGTCTACAGGGAAATCGAGGAACCCTCGCGCCTGTCCTTCACCTTCCAATGGGAGGATTCGCACGAGGACGGCGAGCCGGTCATAACCCTGGTGACCGTTATCTTCGAGGAACTGGCCGAGGGCCGCACGCGCATGGATTTCACCCATGCGGAGCTGAAATCCGAAGAGAGCCTTGCCGGACACAGACATGGCTGGGAAAGCACCTTCGGCAGGCTGGAAAGCTGGATTGGAAATCAGGGAAATCAAAGGGAGTGA
- a CDS encoding metalloregulator ArsR/SmtB family transcription factor — MQTDTLSATFAALADPTRRAIIARLAEGEASVNELAAPFDMSLPAVSKHLKVLEKAGLISRGKEAQWRPARLEPHMMKSIADWLEQYRRFWESSFDRLDGYLQNIQKADDSGPSN; from the coding sequence ATGCAAACCGACACTCTAAGCGCCACTTTCGCGGCCCTTGCGGACCCCACGCGGCGGGCCATCATCGCACGGCTGGCCGAAGGCGAGGCTTCGGTCAACGAACTCGCCGCTCCCTTCGACATGAGCCTTCCGGCCGTCTCCAAGCATCTAAAGGTGCTGGAAAAGGCTGGCCTCATCAGCCGGGGCAAGGAGGCCCAATGGCGACCGGCCAGGCTCGAACCGCACATGATGAAAAGCATCGCCGACTGGCTGGAGCAATACCGGCGCTTCTGGGAATCGAGTTTCGACCGCTTGGATGGCTACCTGCAAAATATCCAGAAGGCGGACGACAGCGGCCCCAGCAACTGA
- a CDS encoding response regulator transcription factor, with the protein MKILIIEDDLEAAVYLTKAFREAGIVADHASDGESGLFMGSENTYDVIVIDRMLPRRDGLSVISELRRKGIHTPVLILSALGQVDDRVTGLRAGGDDYLPKPYAFSELLARVEVLGRRKGTPDQDVVYRVGDLELDRLSHEVRRGGKEIPLQPREFRLLEYLMKNAGQVVTRTMLLENVWDYHFDPQTNVIDVHVSRLRSKIEKDFSQPLLKTIRGAGYMIKDEG; encoded by the coding sequence ATGAAGATTCTCATTATCGAAGACGATCTGGAAGCGGCGGTCTATCTTACAAAAGCCTTTCGCGAGGCGGGGATCGTTGCCGACCATGCTAGCGACGGCGAAAGCGGTCTCTTCATGGGGTCGGAAAATACCTACGACGTCATCGTCATCGACCGCATGCTGCCGCGCCGCGATGGTCTCTCCGTCATCAGCGAGCTGCGCCGCAAGGGCATCCATACGCCCGTTCTCATCCTCTCGGCGCTTGGCCAGGTGGACGACCGCGTGACCGGTCTGCGCGCCGGCGGCGACGACTACCTTCCGAAGCCCTATGCCTTCAGTGAGTTGCTGGCCCGCGTCGAAGTGCTCGGCCGCCGCAAGGGCACGCCGGATCAGGATGTTGTCTATCGCGTCGGCGATCTTGAGCTCGACCGCCTGTCCCATGAAGTCCGCCGCGGCGGCAAGGAAATCCCGCTGCAGCCGCGCGAATTCCGCCTGCTGGAATATCTCATGAAGAATGCCGGCCAGGTGGTGACCCGCACCATGCTGCTCGAAAATGTCTGGGATTACCATTTCGACCCGCAGACCAATGTTATCGACGTGCATGTCTCGCGCCTGCGCTCCAAGATCGAGAAGGACTTCAGCCAGCCGCTGCTGAAGACGATCCGCGGCGCGGGTTATATGATCAAGGATGAGGGATGA
- a CDS encoding HAMP domain-containing histidine kinase, with the protein MSRFWVLFKSTAVRLSALYILLFAICAATLVFYVTAMSERLLSGQIRDAVAQEVTQVQRAYDAGGMNLLLRTMERRARQPGANLYLIAGPSGDILAGNVASVQPGVFEEQGWTSVPFSYQRYTDSGVVGHTAIANIFVLDNGLRVLIGRDLGEPERFRVLVRQALMIALAIMGLGAIIIWFGIGRNALKRIDRMSDAGKKIMAGDLSQRLPVGGSGDEFDRLSVSLNNMLERIEKLNEGLRQVSDNIAHDLKTPLTRLRNKAADALDIEDGEVRRSALEGIISESDQLIRTFNALLMISRVEAGSVAAEMSPIELSAIVADSAELYEPVADEAGMALNSEIEPGIEIQGNRELIGQAIFNLLDNAIKYSADTECAGSVSVKLRRRPDGICLSVADHGPGVPPDRREDVLKRFVRLDESRSKPGTGLGLSLVEAIMELHGGTLELSDTEPGNAERPGLTVSMVFPARPA; encoded by the coding sequence ATGAGCCGTTTCTGGGTTCTCTTCAAGTCCACTGCAGTCCGTCTTTCGGCCCTATATATTCTGCTCTTTGCAATCTGCGCCGCAACGCTCGTCTTCTACGTGACGGCGATGTCCGAGCGGCTGCTGTCCGGTCAGATCCGCGACGCGGTCGCCCAGGAAGTGACGCAGGTACAGCGCGCCTATGATGCCGGGGGCATGAACCTTCTCCTTCGCACGATGGAACGACGCGCTCGTCAGCCTGGCGCCAATCTCTATCTGATCGCTGGTCCCTCGGGCGATATCCTTGCCGGCAATGTCGCCTCTGTGCAGCCGGGTGTGTTCGAGGAACAGGGCTGGACGTCGGTGCCCTTCTCCTATCAGCGCTACACCGATAGCGGAGTGGTCGGGCATACGGCGATTGCCAACATCTTCGTCCTCGACAATGGCCTACGGGTGCTGATCGGTCGCGACCTTGGCGAGCCGGAACGTTTCCGCGTGCTGGTGCGTCAGGCGCTGATGATCGCGCTCGCCATCATGGGCCTCGGCGCCATCATCATCTGGTTCGGCATCGGCCGGAATGCCTTGAAGCGCATCGACCGCATGTCGGATGCCGGCAAGAAGATCATGGCCGGCGATCTCTCGCAGCGCCTGCCGGTCGGCGGTTCCGGCGATGAGTTCGACCGCCTTTCCGTCTCGCTGAACAACATGCTGGAGCGGATCGAAAAACTGAACGAGGGCTTGCGGCAGGTTTCCGACAATATCGCCCATGACCTGAAGACGCCGCTGACGCGCCTGCGCAACAAGGCCGCAGATGCGCTCGATATCGAGGATGGCGAAGTCCGCCGCAGCGCGCTGGAAGGCATCATCTCCGAATCCGACCAGCTCATCCGCACCTTCAACGCGCTGCTGATGATCTCGCGCGTGGAAGCCGGTTCCGTTGCCGCCGAAATGTCGCCGATCGAACTCTCAGCCATCGTCGCCGACAGCGCCGAACTCTATGAGCCGGTGGCCGACGAGGCGGGCATGGCACTGAACTCCGAGATCGAGCCCGGTATCGAGATCCAGGGCAATCGCGAACTGATCGGCCAGGCGATCTTCAATCTGCTCGACAATGCGATCAAATATTCCGCCGATACCGAATGTGCGGGTTCCGTCTCGGTGAAGCTTCGCCGCCGTCCTGATGGCATCTGCCTGTCCGTCGCCGACCACGGGCCGGGTGTCCCGCCCGATCGGCGCGAGGACGTGCTGAAGCGCTTTGTGCGCCTGGACGAAAGCCGCTCGAAACCCGGCACCGGACTTGGCCTCTCGCTGGTCGAAGCAATCATGGAGCTGCATGGCGGCACACTGGAGCTTTCCGATACCGAGCCCGGCAATGCGGAACGTCCCGGCCTCACCGTCAGCATGGTTTTCCCCGCAAGGCCTGCCTGA